One window of the Niallia circulans genome contains the following:
- a CDS encoding NisI/SpaI family lantibiotic immunity lipoprotein, with the protein MFLKRCINISGCIIVLFMLSACQSLTKFKDKTMEETKKTMHFTEGNENETAETMERLIDKGKLDQVVYNEKLYQLKEKVDEDKKGKVIGAIGKTFFVDSDGKRWSEEELKEPYLSLDPDEIKEKKPLRYGKVYSANEDSNAEDEIIVEFNREYYRAVLIKNEKE; encoded by the coding sequence ATGTTTTTAAAAAGATGTATAAACATTTCAGGCTGTATTATTGTTTTATTTATGTTATCTGCATGTCAATCATTAACAAAGTTTAAAGATAAAACAATGGAAGAAACAAAAAAAACAATGCATTTTACTGAGGGTAACGAAAACGAAACAGCTGAAACAATGGAGAGGTTGATTGATAAGGGAAAACTCGATCAAGTGGTCTACAACGAAAAACTTTATCAGCTGAAAGAAAAAGTTGATGAAGACAAAAAAGGAAAAGTCATAGGGGCAATAGGCAAAACTTTCTTTGTAGATAGCGATGGAAAGAGATGGTCAGAAGAAGAACTGAAAGAACCGTATCTCTCTCTAGACCCTGATGAAATCAAAGAGAAAAAACCTTTACGCTATGGGAAGGTTTACAGTGCAAACGAGGATTCCAATGCCGAAGATGAAATCATTGTGGAGTTTAATCGTGAGTATTATCGGGCAGTTTTGATTAAGAATGAAAAGGAATAA
- a CDS encoding response regulator transcription factor has protein sequence MAKILAVDDEKDILALIQNILRRDQHKVDTLDRVKGQPPDLFQGYDLILLDVMMPDIDGFELCKQIRPLVDCPILFLTAKTEEEAIINGLITGGDDYITKPFGVRELSARVNAHLRRERRDKHQSKRVISGFLFHFDSKEVFINNQKLNLTKNEYKIFEFLAQHKGRTFSREQIYEEIYGLEGNALYSTITEFIRTIRRKCNEHNADPIKTVWGFGYKWE, from the coding sequence ATGGCAAAAATCCTTGCTGTCGATGATGAAAAAGATATTCTTGCACTGATACAAAACATTTTGCGCCGTGACCAGCATAAAGTCGACACTTTAGATCGTGTTAAAGGCCAGCCGCCTGATTTATTTCAAGGATATGATTTAATTTTGCTTGATGTTATGATGCCGGACATTGACGGTTTTGAGCTATGTAAACAGATACGCCCTTTGGTGGATTGTCCCATATTATTCCTCACAGCTAAAACCGAAGAGGAAGCGATAATCAATGGCCTCATTACTGGCGGAGATGATTATATTACAAAGCCCTTCGGCGTTAGGGAGCTTAGTGCTAGAGTTAATGCTCACTTAAGAAGGGAACGGAGAGACAAACATCAATCGAAAAGAGTCATCTCTGGTTTTTTATTTCATTTTGATAGTAAAGAAGTATTTATCAATAACCAAAAACTTAACTTAACAAAAAATGAATATAAAATATTTGAATTTTTAGCTCAACATAAAGGGAGAACTTTTTCAAGAGAACAAATTTACGAAGAGATATATGGATTAGAGGGGAATGCCTTGTATTCAACAATTACGGAGTTTATCAGAACGATTCGCAGAAAATGTAACGAGCATAATGCAGACCCTATCAAAACGGTATGGGGCTTTGGGTACAAATGGGAATAA
- a CDS encoding ABC transporter permease — MLFKLFLKELKDSFRDRRTLLLTVFLPIIMMTGLTLFYEKLVSSDEGDTYQLAIPTNINEEMQANLAVYTNIELVAADNPEKMVKDGDAQAAILIENDFSEKLSKGENTNIVLIGDSFSEKSSTLLSIVMNALNEYEKTVVTERLNEAGVESTVVQPFSIEQQEISAEDPTINLVAMLIPLILSLALGIGASPAAADLFAGEKEKKTMEALLMTPVKRSTLVISKWLTITTIGVLTGLITLLVVVLEIAFFTENLKNAVPVHNNFALIIVFALVMTIIYSMLIASLLMITSIIGKTIKEAQSYSTPILLLTIFPMMLLSTTGINELTTNHFIIPFVNVFSTLKELIFGEIIYQHLLLTLGSNLVFIIISFLIGRMLFLKDKWVIN; from the coding sequence ATGCTATTTAAATTATTTTTGAAAGAATTAAAGGATTCATTTCGTGATAGACGAACATTATTACTTACCGTTTTCTTACCGATTATTATGATGACAGGCTTAACCCTCTTTTATGAAAAGTTAGTATCTAGTGATGAAGGAGACACCTACCAATTAGCCATTCCAACAAATATAAATGAAGAGATGCAAGCAAATTTAGCTGTTTATACAAACATTGAATTAGTAGCTGCTGATAATCCCGAAAAAATGGTAAAAGACGGAGATGCACAAGCTGCCATTCTGATAGAGAATGATTTTAGCGAAAAACTCAGCAAAGGAGAAAATACCAATATCGTTCTCATTGGAGATTCTTTTAGTGAAAAATCTTCTACATTACTTTCAATTGTTATGAATGCATTAAATGAATACGAAAAGACGGTGGTAACAGAACGGTTAAATGAAGCAGGTGTCGAAAGTACGGTTGTGCAGCCTTTCTCTATTGAACAGCAAGAAATTTCTGCAGAGGACCCAACCATTAATTTAGTCGCTATGCTTATTCCATTAATCCTATCATTAGCTTTAGGAATCGGCGCTTCTCCTGCCGCTGCAGATCTGTTTGCAGGAGAAAAAGAAAAGAAAACAATGGAGGCATTATTAATGACTCCCGTAAAGCGTTCAACTTTAGTTATTTCTAAATGGTTAACAATCACTACTATCGGGGTTTTAACTGGTTTGATCACTTTGCTGGTAGTTGTGCTTGAAATTGCCTTTTTTACGGAAAACTTGAAGAATGCTGTTCCTGTGCATAATAATTTTGCATTAATTATCGTATTCGCTTTGGTTATGACGATTATTTACTCTATGTTAATTGCTTCCTTGCTTATGATTACTAGTATTATTGGTAAAACGATTAAAGAGGCTCAAAGTTATAGCACGCCGATACTGCTTCTGACTATTTTTCCAATGATGCTCTTATCAACTACTGGAATAAATGAATTAACTACTAACCATTTTATTATTCCTTTTGTTAATGTATTTAGCACTTTAAAGGAGTTAATATTCGGGGAAATAATCTATCAGCATTTGCTTCTTACCCTAGGATCTAATTTAGTCTTTATCATTATTTCATTTTTGATTGGCAGAATGCTATTTTTGAAGGATAAATGGGTTATTAATTAA
- the argS gene encoding arginine--tRNA ligase → MNIVDQIKDKLKEEIKQSVIKAGLAAEEQIPEVILELPKDKAHGDYSTNMAMQLARVAKKAPRMIAEAIIENFDQTKASIKKVEIAGPGFINFYMDNSYLTDLIPTILQAGEQYGQTTVGNNEKVQVEFVSANPTGDLHLGHARGAAVGDSLCNILDKAGYEVSREYYINDAGNQINNLALSVEARYFQALGMEKEMPQDGYHGEDIIGIGKKLAEEYGDKYVHVSEQERFDFFREYGLKYEMAKLKQDLEDFRVKFDVWFSETSLYQNGKIDIALNKLKENGYIFEQDGATWLRSTDFEDDKDRVLIKNDGSYTYLLPDIAYHKDKLDRGFEKLINIWGADHHGYIPRMKAAIQALGYNKEALEVEIIQLVHLYKNGEKMKMSKRTGKAVTMRDLVEEVGLDATRYFFAMRSADTHLDFDLDLAVSQSNENPVYYAQYAHARISSILRQGKEQGIEPKDELNAALITAEKEFDLLKKLGEFPQAVGEAALKRMPHRITNYIYDLASTFHSFYNAEKVLDADNLERTKARLALIQATQITLRNALALIGVSAPEKM, encoded by the coding sequence ATGAATATTGTAGATCAAATAAAGGACAAGCTAAAGGAAGAAATTAAACAAAGCGTCATAAAAGCTGGATTAGCAGCAGAAGAACAAATTCCAGAAGTAATCTTGGAATTGCCAAAAGATAAAGCCCATGGTGATTATTCAACGAATATGGCGATGCAATTAGCGAGAGTTGCCAAAAAAGCGCCAAGAATGATTGCGGAGGCTATTATTGAGAATTTCGATCAAACGAAAGCTTCTATTAAAAAAGTAGAAATAGCAGGTCCAGGTTTTATCAATTTTTATATGGATAACAGCTATCTAACGGATTTAATTCCAACCATCCTTCAAGCGGGAGAGCAATATGGACAAACTACAGTTGGAAATAATGAAAAAGTACAAGTAGAGTTTGTTTCAGCTAACCCAACTGGCGACCTTCACTTAGGTCATGCGCGTGGAGCAGCTGTAGGAGATTCTCTTTGCAATATCTTAGACAAAGCTGGCTATGAGGTATCAAGAGAATACTATATTAATGATGCTGGTAACCAAATTAATAACTTGGCATTATCTGTAGAAGCGCGTTATTTCCAAGCGTTAGGAATGGAAAAAGAAATGCCGCAAGATGGCTATCATGGGGAAGACATTATCGGAATCGGGAAAAAGTTAGCAGAAGAATATGGGGATAAGTATGTCCATGTTTCAGAACAGGAACGTTTTGACTTTTTCCGTGAATACGGACTGAAGTATGAAATGGCTAAACTGAAACAGGATTTAGAAGATTTCCGTGTAAAATTTGATGTGTGGTTCTCCGAAACATCTCTTTATCAAAACGGAAAGATTGATATAGCGTTAAACAAGTTAAAGGAGAATGGCTATATTTTTGAACAAGATGGAGCGACATGGTTACGTTCTACTGATTTTGAAGATGATAAAGACCGTGTGCTTATTAAAAATGACGGATCTTATACGTACTTATTGCCAGACATCGCTTATCATAAGGATAAATTAGATAGAGGCTTTGAAAAGCTTATCAATATTTGGGGTGCAGATCATCATGGTTATATTCCTCGTATGAAAGCTGCAATCCAAGCATTAGGATATAACAAAGAAGCATTAGAAGTGGAAATTATTCAGCTTGTTCACTTATACAAAAATGGCGAAAAAATGAAGATGAGTAAGCGTACAGGAAAAGCTGTAACAATGAGAGACCTAGTAGAAGAAGTAGGCCTAGATGCAACTCGTTATTTCTTTGCTATGAGAAGTGCAGATACGCATTTAGATTTTGACTTAGATCTAGCTGTATCCCAATCGAATGAAAACCCAGTATATTATGCACAATATGCCCATGCTCGTATCTCTAGTATCCTTCGACAAGGAAAAGAACAAGGAATCGAGCCGAAGGACGAGCTAAATGCTGCACTAATTACGGCGGAAAAGGAATTTGACCTATTAAAGAAATTAGGAGAATTCCCGCAAGCAGTAGGAGAAGCGGCATTAAAGAGAATGCCACACCGTATTACGAATTATATTTACGACTTGGCATCTACTTTCCATAGCTTCTATAATGCTGAAAAAGTATTAGATGCAGACAACTTAGAAAGAACAAAAGCACGTTTAGCATTAATCCAAGCAACGCAAATCACATTAAGAAACGCCTTGGCGCTTATTGGCGTATCTGCACCAGAAAAAATGTAA
- a CDS encoding lantibiotic protection ABC transporter ATP-binding protein — protein MSTALLETKSLTKKFGKETAVSDVSLTVQKNSIYGLLGPNGAGKSTTLKILTGILRKTSGEVFFDGHKWKRSDLQNIGSLIEAPPLYDNLTAFENVKVHATLLGLSEERIHSVLKTVDMQHAGKKRAGQFSMGMRQRLGIAIALLNHPKLLILDEPTNGLDPIGIQELRDLIRSFPQEGITVILSSHILSEVEQIADHIGIIIGGHLGYQGEINKIDDLEHLFMEVVKASREKEGVKK, from the coding sequence ATGAGTACAGCCTTATTAGAAACCAAAAGTCTTACAAAAAAGTTTGGCAAAGAAACAGCTGTTTCAGATGTTTCACTAACTGTTCAGAAAAACAGTATTTATGGTCTACTTGGACCAAATGGAGCTGGGAAATCAACAACACTAAAAATTTTGACAGGAATTTTACGGAAGACTTCTGGTGAGGTTTTCTTCGACGGACATAAATGGAAACGTTCTGATTTGCAAAATATTGGATCTTTAATAGAAGCTCCGCCCCTTTACGATAATTTAACAGCATTTGAAAATGTAAAAGTACATGCCACGTTGCTGGGCCTATCTGAGGAGCGGATACACAGTGTGCTAAAAACTGTAGATATGCAGCATGCTGGTAAGAAAAGAGCAGGCCAGTTTTCTATGGGGATGAGGCAGCGACTGGGAATCGCTATTGCTTTATTAAATCATCCTAAATTATTAATTCTTGATGAACCTACGAACGGGCTTGATCCAATCGGTATTCAGGAGCTCAGAGACCTTATCCGCTCTTTTCCTCAAGAAGGAATAACCGTTATTTTATCTAGTCATATCCTTTCAGAAGTCGAACAAATAGCAGATCATATTGGGATTATCATCGGCGGTCACCTTGGATACCAGGGCGAAATAAATAAAATTGATGATTTAGAGCATTTGTTTATGGAAGTTGTAAAGGCAAGCCGTGAAAAAGAGGGTGTAAAAAAATGA
- a CDS encoding ATP-binding cassette domain-containing protein: MITIQTVTKKFQDKKTSVTALKHVSFSIQKGETIALLGENGAGKTTLLRSIATLIQPTEGTITVDQYDTKKNPNEIKQKIGVLFGGETGLYERLTARENLEYFANLYGLGKHETKVRIDELSRMFGMRDYLDRKVGGFSKGMRQKVAIARTIIHDPEIILFDEPTTGLDITASNVFRQLVHQLKREGKTILFSSHIMEEVAMLCDSVAMIHKGELVYHGKLDDLYKAEGSKDLNYIFMSKLVRGGNTYAI; encoded by the coding sequence ATGATAACGATTCAAACGGTAACTAAAAAATTTCAAGATAAAAAAACTTCTGTAACAGCCCTTAAACACGTGTCATTTTCCATACAAAAAGGAGAAACCATTGCTTTACTTGGAGAGAATGGAGCAGGCAAGACAACGCTTCTACGTTCTATTGCCACCCTTATCCAACCAACAGAAGGAACTATAACGGTTGATCAATATGATACAAAGAAAAACCCCAATGAAATTAAACAAAAAATTGGTGTTCTATTCGGTGGAGAAACTGGTCTTTATGAGCGATTAACTGCAAGAGAGAATCTAGAGTACTTTGCCAATCTATATGGATTAGGAAAACATGAAACAAAGGTTAGAATCGATGAGCTTTCAAGAATGTTTGGGATGCGAGATTATTTAGATCGAAAAGTTGGCGGATTCTCTAAAGGAATGAGACAAAAAGTGGCTATTGCCCGAACGATTATTCATGACCCCGAAATTATTCTCTTTGATGAACCTACAACAGGCTTGGATATTACTGCTTCAAATGTATTCCGTCAGCTTGTTCATCAATTAAAAAGAGAAGGGAAAACCATTTTATTTTCCAGCCACATTATGGAGGAAGTTGCGATGCTATGTGATAGCGTTGCAATGATACATAAAGGAGAGCTTGTCTATCATGGAAAGCTTGACGATTTATACAAAGCGGAAGGCAGCAAGGACCTAAACTACATCTTTATGAGCAAATTAGTTAGAGGAGGAAACACATATGCTATTTAA
- a CDS encoding lantibiotic immunity ABC transporter MutE/EpiE family permease subunit — translation MINYMKAENLKFKRTFSRKMIIFVPLLNIGFSFLMNNQFFVSGTFNWWSIIFMPVMIALLCSLSHQKEKKASNYTGTYSLPIDLGRLWYSKIVIIMIYSLLSQIVFLLFMLLMGFVIADFTIVTLSTVAASLLLWVTSLWQVPLCLFVAKKWGLTIAVMLNLIGTFILGIMPASRSFWWFIPWSWPIRMMCPTIGIHPNGLLLEKNNPLLSWMVVPPAILISVLLFLIMAFLTSRSFASSIDYRIKKQGAM, via the coding sequence ATGATAAATTATATGAAGGCCGAAAACCTGAAGTTTAAGCGGACTTTTTCTAGAAAAATGATAATCTTTGTACCGCTCCTTAATATAGGTTTTTCTTTTTTAATGAACAATCAATTTTTTGTTTCCGGTACTTTTAACTGGTGGTCTATTATTTTTATGCCGGTGATGATTGCTTTACTTTGTTCATTATCTCATCAAAAAGAAAAAAAAGCCTCTAATTATACTGGCACATATTCATTGCCTATTGATTTGGGGAGATTATGGTATTCTAAGATTGTCATTATTATGATTTATTCGTTATTATCTCAAATTGTATTTTTATTGTTTATGTTACTCATGGGATTCGTTATAGCTGATTTTACCATTGTTACGCTTTCTACAGTTGCCGCAAGTTTATTGCTTTGGGTAACAAGCCTTTGGCAGGTTCCACTTTGTTTATTTGTGGCCAAAAAGTGGGGTCTTACGATAGCGGTAATGTTGAATCTCATAGGAACATTTATTCTGGGTATAATGCCGGCATCTCGCTCTTTTTGGTGGTTTATTCCTTGGAGCTGGCCAATTCGAATGATGTGTCCAACAATAGGTATTCACCCTAACGGTCTGTTGCTTGAAAAAAATAATCCTTTGTTGAGTTGGATGGTCGTCCCTCCTGCTATATTGATTTCTGTACTATTATTTTTGATAATGGCGTTTTTGACCAGCCGTTCGTTTGCTTCTTCCATTGATTATAGAATAAAAAAGCAAGGGGCGATGTAA
- a CDS encoding HAMP domain-containing histidine kinase, with amino-acid sequence MGINHKGQKTLLRELIKYIAALCISLIVLALLYLFMNTIAMNMGFSHPANYNEREAEKLMPKLEHVDKITADMIPDTMSFALLDKETKQKTAGTIKVKDLKLVKKKIEKKPYVNYKQKGYLVIERKNEYCILQYSLRADFSSPLLRKYLPNYELTSISILIVLLIIDISIITTYFANRLRIHFETLNVITRYIKEQNLQFTPEFTHIKEFDDVIDSLIEMRDALRSSLEAQWRLEKNKKEQIGALAHDIKIPITIIKGNAELLSLSIQNEEQAEYTKYILGAGNQIEQYISQLIYLSKTEESLTIHLEKAFIDKLTETLQKDISAYKGNKKITISFKKENLKKEAEIDWQLLHRALLNILTNAVDYTPEDGTVSVHAECDSDTLYFFVKDTGNGFSESGLKKATELFYMDDKARQSKGHYGMGLTFAKNAVNLHNGELTLGNTIEGGGEVRVKIPLYRNH; translated from the coding sequence ATGGGAATAAATCATAAAGGCCAAAAAACACTTCTTAGAGAACTGATAAAGTATATAGCTGCGTTATGTATTAGTTTGATTGTACTTGCTTTACTCTATTTATTTATGAATACCATCGCTATGAATATGGGCTTCTCACATCCAGCAAATTATAATGAACGAGAAGCAGAGAAACTTATGCCGAAGCTGGAACATGTAGATAAAATAACTGCTGATATGATTCCCGATACGATGTCATTTGCCCTCCTTGATAAAGAAACAAAACAAAAAACAGCTGGAACTATTAAAGTAAAAGATCTGAAACTGGTAAAAAAGAAGATTGAAAAAAAACCGTATGTTAATTATAAACAAAAAGGATATTTGGTTATAGAAAGAAAAAATGAGTATTGTATTTTGCAATATTCATTACGGGCAGATTTTAGCTCACCTTTATTAAGAAAATACCTTCCTAATTATGAATTAACGAGTATCAGTATTTTGATAGTCTTGCTCATTATAGACATTTCTATTATAACAACGTACTTTGCTAATAGATTAAGAATACATTTTGAAACACTGAATGTAATTACTCGATATATAAAAGAGCAAAATTTGCAGTTTACCCCCGAATTTACACATATTAAGGAATTTGACGATGTAATTGACTCCTTAATTGAAATGAGAGATGCTCTTCGGTCATCACTCGAGGCTCAGTGGCGGTTAGAAAAAAATAAGAAAGAGCAAATTGGTGCTTTGGCACATGATATCAAAATCCCGATTACCATTATTAAGGGAAATGCTGAATTACTCAGTTTGTCTATTCAAAACGAAGAACAAGCTGAGTATACAAAGTATATTCTTGGAGCAGGAAATCAAATTGAACAATATATTTCTCAGCTGATTTATCTTTCGAAAACAGAGGAGTCCTTAACTATTCATTTGGAGAAAGCCTTTATAGATAAGCTGACAGAAACTCTGCAGAAAGATATATCCGCCTATAAAGGGAATAAAAAAATAACTATTTCATTTAAAAAAGAAAATCTCAAGAAAGAGGCGGAAATAGACTGGCAGCTGTTACATAGGGCGTTATTGAATATTTTAACAAATGCGGTTGATTATACACCGGAAGATGGGACTGTCTCGGTGCATGCGGAATGCGATTCTGATACTCTTTACTTTTTTGTAAAAGACACAGGAAATGGATTTTCGGAAAGCGGGCTAAAAAAAGCAACAGAACTTTTTTACATGGATGACAAGGCCCGTCAGTCTAAAGGTCATTATGGAATGGGGTTGACCTTCGCAAAAAATGCTGTGAATCTCCATAATGGAGAACTGACTCTTGGAAACACGATAGAGGGTGGCGGAGAAGTGCGAGTGAAAATACCCTTATATAGAAATCATTAA
- a CDS encoding DUF1934 domain-containing protein, whose translation MSQPSGQQVPVKLHVTTHIYNGKNKESIEWIGFGQYLEKDTSKYIKYEEIIEEGTIKTIIKITEKEGLILRSGAVKMRLPFLINKQKIGSYESPYGVFQLVTDTKRLALEVEQQATTGSLDILYDLKMQGSNNGTYHMTISFKEETE comes from the coding sequence TTGTCTCAACCATCAGGGCAACAGGTGCCTGTAAAATTACACGTTACAACACATATATATAATGGGAAAAATAAAGAAAGTATTGAGTGGATTGGGTTTGGTCAATACTTAGAAAAAGATACTAGTAAATATATAAAATATGAAGAAATCATAGAAGAAGGAACCATTAAAACAATTATTAAAATTACAGAAAAGGAAGGACTAATCCTTCGAAGTGGAGCGGTCAAAATGCGCCTTCCTTTTCTTATTAATAAACAAAAGATCGGCAGCTATGAAAGTCCATACGGTGTATTTCAGCTAGTTACCGATACAAAGAGACTTGCGCTAGAAGTGGAACAGCAAGCAACCACAGGTTCATTAGATATTTTATATGATTTAAAGATGCAAGGCAGCAATAATGGAACCTATCATATGACTATTTCATTTAAGGAGGAGACAGAGTAA
- a CDS encoding LytR/AlgR family response regulator transcription factor encodes MRVGLVDDRMIDLDKLIGIVSGIPDVEIIFSTISAEEAYTEIKKESIDLLIADIEMPGLSGYELADIIHSHALNILVIFVTGTSGYAVHAFELNVHDYIMKPYNKERLTQSVQRALEKTKSTEIAGRLYIKQKSEIHIIQKKDIVFIERSGRSTTIYTKAEAIKTYQTLNELEGELRERDFIRSHRSFIINIHYVKNFSLYAKNSYAVAFEGLEEKAMITKEKVDFLQENYF; translated from the coding sequence TTGAGAGTTGGTTTAGTAGATGACCGTATGATTGATCTAGATAAATTAATAGGCATTGTTTCCGGTATTCCTGATGTTGAGATTATCTTCTCAACGATATCGGCGGAAGAAGCTTATACGGAAATAAAAAAAGAAAGCATTGATTTATTAATTGCGGATATTGAAATGCCAGGTTTATCGGGATATGAATTAGCGGACATTATTCATTCTCATGCTTTGAATATTTTGGTCATCTTTGTAACAGGTACTAGTGGCTATGCTGTTCATGCCTTTGAACTGAATGTCCATGACTATATTATGAAGCCTTATAATAAGGAGCGTCTTACTCAATCGGTACAGCGAGCGTTAGAAAAGACAAAGTCTACAGAGATTGCAGGAAGACTTTATATTAAACAAAAGAGTGAAATTCACATTATCCAAAAGAAGGATATTGTTTTTATTGAACGATCCGGAAGGTCAACAACCATTTATACTAAAGCCGAAGCGATCAAAACATATCAAACGCTAAATGAATTAGAGGGAGAGCTGAGAGAAAGAGATTTTATACGCTCCCATCGATCTTTTATTATAAACATTCATTATGTTAAAAATTTTTCTCTTTATGCAAAGAACTCTTATGCTGTAGCATTCGAAGGATTAGAGGAAAAGGCAATGATTACAAAGGAAAAAGTAGATTTTCTTCAGGAAAATTACTTTTAA
- a CDS encoding lantibiotic immunity ABC transporter MutG family permease subunit: MRLLLRCLQADFQKNRHTSFMWLHFIIPIVCSVVLILYYYGRDQSQFHLYKSFMEAIAIALPLLIGVLCGMTASLEEQAGKFQVLLGGTSPKIIAYASKMLMLLLMELCSIGIALFLYIMGLTFILNVPDLSYDIFITGAAWLVAGSVILYVIYFFISCMFGMGASVLIGGAGLLMTALMNTGLGDAIWKYNPWAWSIRLSGLNGVLHFIEKDNYSLLMHEINSGVFIVIFGTICIIIAGLIWFNRWEGRKTFE, encoded by the coding sequence GTGAGACTGCTTTTGAGGTGTTTACAAGCTGATTTTCAAAAAAACAGGCACACCTCCTTTATGTGGCTGCATTTCATTATCCCTATAGTTTGTTCAGTTGTATTAATCCTGTATTATTATGGAAGAGACCAAAGCCAATTTCACTTGTATAAATCTTTTATGGAAGCTATTGCTATTGCATTGCCGTTGCTCATAGGGGTCTTATGCGGCATGACCGCATCTTTAGAAGAACAGGCTGGAAAATTTCAAGTGTTGCTGGGAGGCACATCTCCAAAAATTATTGCTTATGCCAGTAAAATGTTAATGCTTCTTCTCATGGAACTTTGCTCAATTGGCATAGCGCTTTTCCTTTATATAATGGGATTAACATTTATTTTAAATGTGCCGGATTTGTCTTATGATATTTTTATAACAGGTGCTGCCTGGCTGGTTGCAGGTAGTGTCATTCTATATGTTATTTATTTTTTTATCAGCTGTATGTTTGGAATGGGTGCTTCTGTCCTGATAGGCGGAGCAGGCCTGCTTATGACAGCACTCATGAATACTGGATTAGGAGATGCGATATGGAAATATAATCCTTGGGCTTGGAGTATTAGACTATCAGGTTTAAATGGGGTTCTCCATTTTATAGAAAAAGATAATTATTCTTTATTAATGCATGAAATAAATTCAGGAGTATTCATTGTGATTTTTGGTACAATCTGTATAATCATTGCCGGTCTAATATGGTTTAACAGATGGGAAGGCAGAAAAACATTTGAATAG